The Thermacetogenium phaeum DSM 12270 genome segment TCTGACCGCGCAGCAGCATCTGCAGAGGGGTTTTCTTGACGTGCTTTTTGATGATCCTGATCCTGTCCCAGGGGTCCTCATTGAGATAGCGGATGCAGACATCGAAAGTTGCCCCACCCCACATCTCCAAAGAAAAATAACCGACCTCATCGAGCTTTTCCAGAACCGGCACCATATCTTCGGTACGCATTCTGGTCGCCCAGAGGCTCTGGTGGGCATCTCTCAGCGTGGTGTCTGTGATTTTTGGTCCCTCCACCGCTCAACCTCCTCACCCTGAAAAATAAGCAGGCCGGCCGTCTCATACCAAACCATGAAAATAATATCTCCAGCAACAATTGCTTTCAAACCGTCGAAAACATCAAATTTTCGAAACAGCCGACAACCCCTTACCAGCTTTCAGCATCTCAGCGGCTTTGAACCGGCGTTGGGGTATTTCGACGCTTATATAAACAATGCCGAGTAAAAAAGAAATCGGTTGCAATAACCGGCTCTGGTGATTAGATCTGTTGCAATTCTATTCTAGATGATTATATCCTTGAGTCTCAGGATTTTCAAGCATTTCCGGGTAAGTATACAATATCCTCATCCTTCACAGCTTCGCCATCACCAGCACATTTCCAGGCTCAATAGAAACCACTCTGGCAACGATATCCCTGATCTTTTCCTTATCGGCACTCGTTAAGGAGCGCCCCTGGACGATCACCGTTGCCGATTTTTCCTGAATCATCACGACGGCATCCTTAAACCCCTCTGCCACCACCATCTGTTCCAGCTCTGTCTCCTTGACCGCCTGGTCCATAATACTCATCAATTCCTGCTGTGCCCTGCTGCGGTTCTCGCTGTCGGATGTGGGGTTGGCGGCAATCTCTTTTAGCACCTCGATTCGCTGGCTGCGGATACGGTCCCTGGCCAAACGGCAGTCCACAAAGAACTCCGCCTTTTCCAAATCGCCGCCGGAAGGTTTGGGAACATCCTTTTTAACGTGCAAATCCACCTCGACCGGCCTGTTCTTCTCCCGAAGAAAAAAGCCACCCCTGGTCAGCCACCAGCCGCCAATCAGAATGGCCAGCCCCAGACCCACAAGAACAACTGCTTTTTTATCCCAGATGAAGAACATCAGACATTACCTGCCTTCTTTAGGTAATACCGTTACCTTATGCGGAGGAATGGCCAACACCGTCTCCACCGCCCGGGACAATTCTTCACGCAGTGCGGGATTGTCGGCTCCTTCCGCCAGAACGAGCACCCCGGCAATTTCCGGGCGCGTCGTCCTGATCAAAACCGGCTCTTCCTTCCCTCCGGAAACCGACTGCACCAAAACCAGGTTCCCGTCCTCATTGACTTCAGTGGTAATGCGGTTGCCACCAGCCTGATCCCTTTCCTCGGTCGTTCTGTTTTGTTTGGACAAATTTTTTGCATAGATATGCTCAGGCCCCGCGGCCATAGTGACGGTTACCTGCACCGCACCTGATCCGGCAACAGAACTCAGTATTGCCTCCAGCCTGCGCTCCAAATCCCTTTCCGCAGCCGCCAGGCCGGCCGTCCCCTCCGGAGCGGCCACCTCCGTTTCCCCCCCTGCACCCTCTCCGGATACGGTTTCAGACGGGGAAACCAGGTTCCCGGCACAAACCAGAATGAATATGCCCCCGATCAGGACAATAAGAAGCCGCAGCATCTGCGGAGAACGCAGTAAATACCACTCCTTTCTGTTTTTGGCCGTATCCCACCAGGCTAACAGGTTTTTCTCAGACAATACCCTCACCTCTCATTCTCCCAGATGACAATCACCTGCTCCTTGCGCAGCCCGAAAAAAGAAGCAATCGTCTCTTGAACCCGAAGCCGCGCTTCCTCGCGCCCCTGCCGCCCTTCCGGATTCCTGTTTCCCGGGTCCGGTTCGTCGGCCTCCGAAGAAACGTACACTCTTTCCACGGGTGGAATCGACTGATTATCATCCTCTTCCGGCCTTAGGGTAATGAACACCCTTTCCACCCCTCCAACCGACTGCAGAGAGGGATCCCAAGCCTCCTGTTCCACTTTCACTACGGCCGCGCCGACGCCGGGCACCAAGCACGCCATCGTCCTGATCTGGTCTTCCAGGCGCTTTCCGTACACGGCACGCGCCTCAACTGCGGCGGCTCTCTGCAGTTCCTTCCCCCGGGAAAGAATCGCCTCCAGCTCTTCCGCTCCCACCTCCTGGTAGACCTCTTGAGTTAAGAAGCGCTTCTGATCGAAGAGGGCAACGACGGGGTTAAGAACGGCAACCACCACAAAGAGCCCAAAAATCACTTCGACGAACCGCCGCGTCTCTTTTAGCGGTAGAAGCATCTCTAGAAAGGCAGCCAGGAGCACCAGAAAAACGATATTTCTAACCAGCTGATAGATGGTTTCCAAGAACAACCCCCCAACGGCTCACCGCAGCATCACCACAAGATTGCCCAACCCCACGATAATGCCTAAGGCCATGAAAAACATGACCCCCACCGCAGCCACCACCGCGAAGACGAGAAACAGATGGTTCCCCAAAAGGTGCAGGCTGTCGGACAATTCCCTGGCCCCGATGGGCTGCAATATGGCCCCCGCCAGCCTGTACACCATTGCCGCAGCCAGAATTTTGACCACAGGAATGGTGCACAGGAAGAAAATAGCCAGCACCCCGAGGATACCGACGGCATTCTTGATAAACAGGGAACAGCCCACGACGGCCTCTACGGCATCCGAGAGAATACCCCCGACAACAGGAACAAAGGCTCCGGTCAGGTACTTGGCCGTGCGCAGTCCTACTCCGTCCGCAACAGCTCCGGCCACCCCCTGAACCGCCAGGATGCCGGTAAAAATCGTCAAAAAGAGCCCTAGCAAGAGGACGCTTCCATCCCTAAAAAGCCCCGCCAAACGGGACACCTGAAAGCGCTCTGAAAGCTGGCTCACAATTCCGAGGACGGCAGAGCAGAAAATCAGAGGAAAGACGATGTTCTGCGTCAACGTACCCAAGACGTTTAAGGAAAGAAAAATGACAGGGTGCATGAGGGCAACCGAAGTTAAATTGCCGACCGCTGCCAGAAGGGTCATGACAACAGGAATCAACGACTGCATAAAACCGACCATGCTGCCGATGGCCTCCCGCCCGGCTGAGAGGGCCAGGGTAAAAGAACTGAGGGCCACCGTAAAAAGGGACAGCAAACCGACGCTGTGTGCCAGCCTGGCCACCGTATTTTGCTCAAAGGCGCACTGCAGGTGCGCGAGGAGGGCAAGAACGGCCCCCAGGACAATCAGCTTGCCCAACAAAACGGCGTGGGTGAGGAATTCCCGGAAAAAGAATTTTATCAATTCCTTGAAGAGCCCCTTCAGGTCGAAGTCGATCTCCCCTTGACGGATTCCCTCCAGCATTTCGATCAGGCTGAAACCGGACAACTGCTCCTGGATGTCTCCATCAACCCTCTTTAAGAAAACCTCCAGATCGTCAAGGGGTAGCTTTTCCAACTGCTCGGAAAGATACTGTTGAGAAAGACCGGAACCGGCATCCTCTGCAGGGGCAGCGGCGGCTTCAGGGTACGGCCAGAGGAAAAACACGAGCAATATAAGGAATATAATGTCTGCTGAGAGAAACTGCAGGCGGCGCCTTTGCAACAGCTCTCCCCCCTTCAAAGCGGATGCGTTCGGCCGTCTTTAACCGGCCGTTTCAGCCGCTGGCAAACGGCCAATACGCACTATACAATGGCCGCCTACCGACACCCGTCAGGGAACGGTTAAGGAGCGTTCTATGGTAGCAGCCGGACGATCACTTCCATGATGGCAGCGAAGATCGGAAGCGCCAATACCAAGATCAAAATCTTGCCCACCATTTCGATTTTACTGGCGATGGTACCCTCCCCCGCATCGCGGCAGATCTGGGCACCGAATTCGGCAATATAAGCGATCCCCAAGATCTTCAACAGTGTGGTGAGGTAGAGTTCATCAACCCTGGCAAGGCGCGACAGATCCCGAAAGAGGCCGATAACCGCCCCCATTTTCCCCAGCACCAGGATAAAAATCAGGACGCCGAAGCCGAGGACCAGCAGCAGAGCCATTTCCGGGCGCTCCTCCCGCAGGAGCACCGCAAAAACGGCAACGACAAGGGCAAAGCCGACAACGTACAGGATCTCCATGCCGCAAACCTCTCCTAAAAGAGGTGAAATACCGAGCGAACCATGTTGAACAGGTCGTTGATCAGCTGGACTACCATAATCAGCACCACAACAACACCGGCAAGAGTCAGCATCTGGGCCTGCTCCTCCTTTTCCGCCTGCTTCAAAATGATGTTGAGCACAGAGATAAGGATCCCCAGCCCGGCTATCTTGAAAATCAGATCGACGTTCATGGCACCTTCCCTGTCCCCCTTACAACAGCAACAGCACAATGCTGATCCCCAGTAAAAACCCTCCGTAACGCCACAGGCGCTCGTTCTTTTCCCGTTCCCTTTGGGACTTTTCCTCCTCCCGGCGCAGGTGCAGCGAGGTCAGGGCGATATTCTTGTGCTGTTCCTCTCTGTCCGAAATCCCCAGCCTTTCCCCGAAAGCGGAGAGAATGGCTTGATCCTCTTTGCTTAGTGCCGTCAGCTGCCAGTTCTGCCGGAGAGCCCTCTCCCAGGCCTCGGCAGGTGTAATTCCCCGCTCCTGCACCAGCGCTTCTCCCGCAAAGGTGAAAATTCTCGCGATCACCCCTTCCCCTGTCCGTCCGATCTTGAGCAGGGCATCGGGAAGAGGTGTAGCTGCATACATGATCTCCGTATCCAGCATCTGCAGCACTTCCTGAAGAAGGCGCAGTTCTTGAGGGCGGCGAGAAAAGTAGGAGGCCCTTAACATCCCGGCCAACCCGGCCGAACCTATAATCATAACCGCACCGAGCAGACTCCAGAACACCTCCCGCTCACCTCTCCCGCTGCTCACCGAAAAGGCAGTTGCGTTGGGCATCCCAGACCCCTTCAACGGTGCCAGGCCCCTTCCTTCTGCTTAAAAAGACATAGCGCTGGAAAACCCTTTTATTCACCACGTCCTGGAGATAAGGTCGCCGCTCCAGTTCCTCCCAGGAACTGGCATGAACCGTCGCCAGAATGCTGACCCCGGTGTAAAGCATCTCCCAAATGGCATTGATGTCTTCACACCGGCCAATCTCATCGGTGGCAATCACCTGAGGTGCCATGGAGCGCAAAAGGATGATCATCCCGGCGGCCTTGGGGCAGCGGTCGAGGACATCCACGCGCGGTCCCAGATCGTGCTGCGGCACCCCCTGATAACAGGCGGCCAGCTCGCATCTCTCATCAACGACTCCTACCGACAGGGCCGGAAAATGCAGTTCCGGTATACCATAGCTCAAGGAACGGATGATATCCCGCAGGAGGGTGGTTTTTCCGGCGCAGGGTGGAGAGACCAACAGGGTGTGATATGGACGCTTGTTTCGGAAATCAAGGACGTAGGGTAGCAGCGGGCGGGCGCTGCCGGGTACGGCACGGGCGATCCGGAAATTCAGGCTGCCGATATCCCTGAGGGTCTTGATATCCCCCCTCTCCAGGACGGCCTTGCCCGCCAGGCCTACCCTGTGCCCGCCGGGTAGAGTTAGAAATCCCTGCCGGAACTCTTCCTCAAAGGCATATAAGGACCCCTGGCTGATCGACTGAACTGTTCTGGATATATCCTCTGCAGCAACATGATAGGCTGCAGAAGGCTCTCGCGTAATCCTCCCCTGCGCATCCAAAAAGTACTCCTGCTGGTTGTAGCGGATGGCGAGAGGCCGTTCCAGGCGCAGCCGGATCTCCTCAATCCCCTCGGCTACGGAAGGGGGCAGGCGTTCCAGGATCCCCCTGATCGACGGCGCCAGGTAAAGCAAAACTTCCCAGAGGCGGGCTGCAGCCAGTCTGGCCATCCTCCTCCCTCCTTGTCGCCGGTATATATTGCCGGTATATATTGATATATATTTTTCCGCTGCCATGATTATGAAATAAAAAAACACCGCCTTGTTCAGGCAGTGCTGTTAACCGTTAGCGGTAACCTTACAGATCTTCTTGTTCTCTGTCCTCCTCTTTTTTCTTCCATCCTTTCGGAAGAGGCATAGAACCGTCATTGACATAAACAACCTTATTGCAGTTCGGGCAGGTCACCTCAATAACATCCTCGTCATCCACGATATCGGACTCAAAGCAGATGATATCATGGCACTGCGGGCATTCTACCTCCACGTAATCGATGTCGTCGGCGTTATCATAAACGTCATCATCTTCATCCTCAAACTCGTCCCCTTCACACTCTTCCTCATCTTCCTCTTCTTCCACGAAAAGCTCTTCATCCAAATAATCCTCCAGATCCTCTACAGCGACCTGCAGTTCTTCCACTTCATCGGTTAAGTCGGCCAGTACGTCGATTATCTGTTTGATTATCTTCGCCTCATCGCTGCCTTCCTCCAGCTTCAGCCCCTCCGCCAGCCCCTGCAGGTAAGCTATCTTTTCCCGTAAATCGTCCACCATCTCAACCTCCTGTTAATTTTTCCTTTAAGATTTAGGCCCTCTCCAGGTATTCTCCTGTCCGCGTATCAACCCTCACCACATCCCCCTCTTCTACAAAAAGGGGTACCTGTATCACCAGACCTGTTTCCAGGGTCGCCGCCTTGGTGGCGCCTGTTGCAGTGTCACCGCGGACACCGGGCTCGGCGGAGACGACCTTTAGCTCAACGGAGTTAGGCAGTTCGATCCCTATCAAAGCGCCGTTATGGGTGAGCAGCCAGATGTTCATGTTCTCCTTCAGGTATTTGACGCTGTCCCCCATCTGTTCCACGGTGAGGCTGACCTGGTCGTAAGTTTCGTTGTCCATGAAGACGAAGGAATCCCCTTCCCGGTAAAGATACTGCATCTCCTTCCTTTCCAGGTGCGCCCGCGGGAGCTTCTCCCCTGCCCTGAAGGTGCGCTCGATAACCCCACCGGTACGGATATTCTTGAGCTTGGTGCGCACGAAGGCGGATCCCTTCCCCGGCTTGACGTGCTGGAAATCCACTACACTGTAAATTTCGCCGTCAACCTCTATTGTTAAGCCAGTTCGCAAATCGTTCGTTGAAACCATCTTCGTTAAACAAACCGGCCATTAACCACTTCGGCCGGAGCCTACTCCTTTCTATAAGTTTTTTTTCAGTATGTTACCCTCAAGAATCAAATGACGATCAGGTCCTTCGTAACTGGGGTGAGGATTTCGCAACCGTTTTGCTTTACGAGAACGGTATCCTCAATCCGCACACCCCCCCAGCCTGAAATGTAAATTCCAGGTTCCACGGTAACCACCATTCCCGGCTTCAGCTCCTGATCCTGCCCGGGAGCCAGGCGCGGCTCCTCGTGAACGGCTAGGCCCACCCCATGTCCCAGGGAATGGTTGAAATACCCTCCGTATCCCGCTTCTTCTAGAAAACTGCGGGCTGCGGCGTCGACCGCGGCCGCCGTTACTCCTGCCCGAATCACCTTCAGAGCCCGCTCCTGGGCCTCCCTGACAAGTTCATAGACCTCACGCTGCTTAGTGGACAAGCTCCTCATCGCGACCGTTCTGGTGAGATCGGCGGCATACCCCTGAAAGCGGGCGCCGAAATCGAGGGTAATGAATTCGCCACGCCTTACCTTCTTCCCCGATGCCGTTCCATGAGGTAGGGCACCCCTTTCTCCGGAGGCTACGATGATCTCAAAGGCAGGCGGTCCCCCTCCCTGCTGCCTCATATACAGCTCTAGAATACCGGCGATCTCCTGCTCCTCCTGCCCCTCGTACATCTCCCCCAGCACATAGCGGAAAGCAGCGGCGGTGATCATCCCGGCCTCTCGAATCAGGCCCACCTCGTAATCGTCTTTAATCAGGCGCAGCCCCTCGATGAGGCCGGCCACAGGGCGTAGCACCCCAGAAAAACCGTCCTTCAGCTGCTCCCACTGCTGATAGGTGAGGTAATCCTTCTCGAAACCCAGCTCCCGGAGCCCTAACTCCCGGCAGAGATCCCTGAGAACCTCGGTGAACGACCTCTTAAACCTGACGAACTCCCACCCGGGCGCCTCCAGTCTGGCCTGCTCTTCGTACCTCCCGTCGGAAAAAAGATAGCCCACTTCTCCGGTCACCAGCAGCAGCGCCTCACCGGTAAACCCGCTGAGATAGCGGGTGTTTTCCGGTTTGGCCACAAGCAGGGCCTCCAGCTCCTGCTCTTCCAGGAGGCTGCGCAGCCTCTTCAGGCGCCCGCCGTGGATATCCCTCATCTGTTTCCGCCTTCCTCACGAATAAGCTCACATGCCGCCTGCAGGGCAAGGGAGTAACTGAGTGGCCCAAACCCCGCTATCTGGCCGCGAGCGGCCGCTGCCACCACCGACCGGCGGCGCCAGCGCTCTCGGGCATAAATGTTGCTCAAATGCACCTCAATCACCGGAATGTCCACCGCCCTGACGGCGTCGTGTAAAGCATAACTGTAGTGGGTCAACGCCCCCGGGTTGATTATGATGGCGTCGAACCTCCCTCGAGCAGCGTGAATCTCATCGATGATCTCCCCCTCATGATTGGACTGCCGGGTGACCACCTCCACCCCAGCATCTTTTCCCTGCTCCACGAGCCGGCGGTCGATCTCTTCCAGGGTTGTTTTTCCGTAAATCCCCTCTTCCCTTTCCCCCAGCAAATTGAGGTTAGGTCCGTGCAGCACCAGAACACGCCCCACCAGCAGCTCACCCCATAGACCATTTTATCCCGCCGTGCGGCCTTTGTTTCCCCTTACTGGCCGCTGACGGTCAAACCGCCAACCCGAACGGTGGGAGCGCCCTTGCCCCCGAAGAAGCGGAGGTCACTGCCCACAGCATCAATCCTGGACAGCAGCTCCAGGATATTGCCAGCAATTACCATACCCCGTACCGGTGTAGTTAATTCGCCGTGCTCGATCCAAATTCCTGCCACACCTAGAGAAAAATCACCGGAAATGGGGTTGGCGGTGTGCATCCCCATCACCTCGGTGACGTATAAGCCCTCATCCATTTCCCTGATGATCTGCACCGGAGAGGGGTATCCCGGCTCCAGATAAAAGTTCGTGCTTCCGAGCTGCGGCGGGGACTGGAACGATCCGCGCACGGCATTCCCGGTAGAGGATACTCCCTCTTTGGCCGCCGTATAGGAGTTGTGCAGGAAGCTGCACAGCACCCCATCATCCAGGAGCAGCGTGCGCCGGGTGGGCACACCCTCCCCGTCACAGGGAGCGCTCAGGATCCCGTCCTGGAGGGCACCGTCGTCAATGACGGTGACTCCCTTTGCTGCCACCTGTTCGCCCATTTTACCTGCGAAAAGGGATCTCCCCCGCTGAACGGCTTCTGCCGTCAGGGCAGAGGAGAGCATTCCCAAGAAACTGGCGACAACAAAGGGATCCAGCACCACGGAGAGGCGCTTCGTGGGCTTTCGGCGCGCCCCGAGCATCCGCACAGCTTTGTCTGCAGCCTCCCGCCCCAGGGCAGCGGGATCCAGCTCTGCTATCCGGCGCTTGAAGCTCAGGGCAAATCCCGTCTGCTGGTCACCGCCTTCACCGGCCACAAAGGCGACATAACAGCCGCAGTAGGACCCGCCGGAAGAAACGAGGACTCCCTTTGAATTGGCGATGGCGGTCTGGTAGCGCACCTCCTCGTAGCTGGCCTGCTCGGTCAGCCGTACCCGGTGGTCAAAGGAGCGCCCGCTGTCCTCCATCTGGCGCACCATCTCGATCTTCTCTTCCAGAGTAACCTCCCGCAGGCGGGGGTCGTCCAGTTCCAGATCCGGGTAGGCCGCCGCCGGTTCAGGCAGGACATAACAGGGATCCTCGTCGGCTGCCCGGGCATTGGCCAGGGCGGCATCCAGGGCGTTTTGGACCGCCTCCCGGCTCAAGTCGGAGGTAAAGGCGAAGCCCTGGCGCTTCCGATGGATCACCCTGATGCCCAGGCCTTCATCCCGGGCAATCTTCAGGTTCTCCACCTCACCGTTTCTTACCTCAATACTCAGCTCCTCTTCACGGCTGAAGTAGGCCTCCGCCAGATCCACATGCCGGCACCCGGCATATTCCATAACAAAAGCGACCAGCTCGCGACCATCGAGGCTCTTGACGGCCGTCACCGGAGATCACCCTCTTCTTCCAGAATTCCCCCTACGACCAGCTCCGGAA includes the following:
- a CDS encoding TldD/PmbA family protein; translated protein: MTAVKSLDGRELVAFVMEYAGCRHVDLAEAYFSREEELSIEVRNGEVENLKIARDEGLGIRVIHRKRQGFAFTSDLSREAVQNALDAALANARAADEDPCYVLPEPAAAYPDLELDDPRLREVTLEEKIEMVRQMEDSGRSFDHRVRLTEQASYEEVRYQTAIANSKGVLVSSGGSYCGCYVAFVAGEGGDQQTGFALSFKRRIAELDPAALGREAADKAVRMLGARRKPTKRLSVVLDPFVVASFLGMLSSALTAEAVQRGRSLFAGKMGEQVAAKGVTVIDDGALQDGILSAPCDGEGVPTRRTLLLDDGVLCSFLHNSYTAAKEGVSSTGNAVRGSFQSPPQLGSTNFYLEPGYPSPVQIIREMDEGLYVTEVMGMHTANPISGDFSLGVAGIWIEHGELTTPVRGMVIAGNILELLSRIDAVGSDLRFFGGKGAPTVRVGGLTVSGQ
- a CDS encoding SpoIIIAH-like family protein: MFFIWDKKAVVLVGLGLAILIGGWWLTRGGFFLREKNRPVEVDLHVKKDVPKPSGGDLEKAEFFVDCRLARDRIRSQRIEVLKEIAANPTSDSENRSRAQQELMSIMDQAVKETELEQMVVAEGFKDAVVMIQEKSATVIVQGRSLTSADKEKIRDIVARVVSIEPGNVLVMAKL
- the spoIIIAB gene encoding stage III sporulation protein SpoIIIAB — translated: MPNATAFSVSSGRGEREVFWSLLGAVMIIGSAGLAGMLRASYFSRRPQELRLLQEVLQMLDTEIMYAATPLPDALLKIGRTGEGVIARIFTFAGEALVQERGITPAEAWERALRQNWQLTALSKEDQAILSAFGERLGISDREEQHKNIALTSLHLRREEEKSQREREKNERLWRYGGFLLGISIVLLLL
- the efp gene encoding elongation factor P, whose product is MVSTNDLRTGLTIEVDGEIYSVVDFQHVKPGKGSAFVRTKLKNIRTGGVIERTFRAGEKLPRAHLERKEMQYLYREGDSFVFMDNETYDQVSLTVEQMGDSVKYLKENMNIWLLTHNGALIGIELPNSVELKVVSAEPGVRGDTATGATKAATLETGLVIQVPLFVEEGDVVRVDTRTGEYLERA
- the spoIIIAC gene encoding stage III sporulation protein AC codes for the protein MNVDLIFKIAGLGILISVLNIILKQAEKEEQAQMLTLAGVVVVLIMVVQLINDLFNMVRSVFHLF
- the spoIIIAD gene encoding stage III sporulation protein AD; translated protein: MEILYVVGFALVVAVFAVLLREERPEMALLLVLGFGVLIFILVLGKMGAVIGLFRDLSRLARVDELYLTTLLKILGIAYIAEFGAQICRDAGEGTIASKIEMVGKILILVLALPIFAAIMEVIVRLLP
- a CDS encoding M24 family metallopeptidase, encoding MRDIHGGRLKRLRSLLEEQELEALLVAKPENTRYLSGFTGEALLLVTGEVGYLFSDGRYEEQARLEAPGWEFVRFKRSFTEVLRDLCRELGLRELGFEKDYLTYQQWEQLKDGFSGVLRPVAGLIEGLRLIKDDYEVGLIREAGMITAAAFRYVLGEMYEGQEEQEIAGILELYMRQQGGGPPAFEIIVASGERGALPHGTASGKKVRRGEFITLDFGARFQGYAADLTRTVAMRSLSTKQREVYELVREAQERALKVIRAGVTAAAVDAAARSFLEEAGYGGYFNHSLGHGVGLAVHEEPRLAPGQDQELKPGMVVTVEPGIYISGWGGVRIEDTVLVKQNGCEILTPVTKDLIVI
- the aroQ gene encoding type II 3-dehydroquinate dehydratase encodes the protein MGRVLVLHGPNLNLLGEREEGIYGKTTLEEIDRRLVEQGKDAGVEVVTRQSNHEGEIIDEIHAARGRFDAIIINPGALTHYSYALHDAVRAVDIPVIEVHLSNIYARERWRRRSVVAAAARGQIAGFGPLSYSLALQAACELIREEGGNR
- the spoIIIAE gene encoding stage III sporulation protein AE encodes the protein MQRRRLQFLSADIIFLILLVFFLWPYPEAAAAPAEDAGSGLSQQYLSEQLEKLPLDDLEVFLKRVDGDIQEQLSGFSLIEMLEGIRQGEIDFDLKGLFKELIKFFFREFLTHAVLLGKLIVLGAVLALLAHLQCAFEQNTVARLAHSVGLLSLFTVALSSFTLALSAGREAIGSMVGFMQSLIPVVMTLLAAVGNLTSVALMHPVIFLSLNVLGTLTQNIVFPLIFCSAVLGIVSQLSERFQVSRLAGLFRDGSVLLLGLFLTIFTGILAVQGVAGAVADGVGLRTAKYLTGAFVPVVGGILSDAVEAVVGCSLFIKNAVGILGVLAIFFLCTIPVVKILAAAMVYRLAGAILQPIGARELSDSLHLLGNHLFLVFAVVAAVGVMFFMALGIIVGLGNLVVMLR
- a CDS encoding stage III sporulation protein AF — encoded protein: METIYQLVRNIVFLVLLAAFLEMLLPLKETRRFVEVIFGLFVVVAVLNPVVALFDQKRFLTQEVYQEVGAEELEAILSRGKELQRAAAVEARAVYGKRLEDQIRTMACLVPGVGAAVVKVEQEAWDPSLQSVGGVERVFITLRPEEDDNQSIPPVERVYVSSEADEPDPGNRNPEGRQGREEARLRVQETIASFFGLRKEQVIVIWENER
- the spoIIIAA gene encoding stage III sporulation protein AA encodes the protein MARLAAARLWEVLLYLAPSIRGILERLPPSVAEGIEEIRLRLERPLAIRYNQQEYFLDAQGRITREPSAAYHVAAEDISRTVQSISQGSLYAFEEEFRQGFLTLPGGHRVGLAGKAVLERGDIKTLRDIGSLNFRIARAVPGSARPLLPYVLDFRNKRPYHTLLVSPPCAGKTTLLRDIIRSLSYGIPELHFPALSVGVVDERCELAACYQGVPQHDLGPRVDVLDRCPKAAGMIILLRSMAPQVIATDEIGRCEDINAIWEMLYTGVSILATVHASSWEELERRPYLQDVVNKRVFQRYVFLSRRKGPGTVEGVWDAQRNCLFGEQRER
- a CDS encoding CD1247 N-terminal domain-containing protein — translated: MVDDLREKIAYLQGLAEGLKLEEGSDEAKIIKQIIDVLADLTDEVEELQVAVEDLEDYLDEELFVEEEEDEEECEGDEFEDEDDDVYDNADDIDYVEVECPQCHDIICFESDIVDDEDVIEVTCPNCNKVVYVNDGSMPLPKGWKKKEEDREQEDL